The stretch of DNA ACCAAGAGAAATATTGAAGCTAAAAAAGATTTCATAAAATTAAAGTGGCGTTTTAATTACATTATCCTCATAATATCCTTTTTCAATAATATTTCCATTTTTATCAATTTTGAAACCTAAGCCTTCTTTGTAATTTTTATGCCAAAAACCTACATATTTACTTCCGTCTTCATAAAAATATACGCCAAATTCTTTTCTTAAACCTTGAATATGTTGTCCCATGTATTGTTCCCCATTTTTCCAAACTTGAATTGCAGGAAATGATCTTTTTGAAAACAGAAAGTAGCCAACTGCATAAGAGCCATTATCGTACTTTTCCACATTAAATCCGTTAAATCCATTTGAATTTTGACCATAACCATAATCGGTCACTTTTGCTTTATAACCATTTGGATCTTCCTTATCATTTGCAAATTGCTTTTTCCATTCCACATTTCCATTTGCAATTTTAAAAGCAGGTCCGTCTTTTTGATCTTTTCTATAGGTATACAACTCAATTGTTCCTTGTTGTTTGTTCATTTCAACTAAAGTCCCGTCTTTTTGATGATCTTTATTATAATTTACATAAGTAGTTTTACCGTCAGTATGTAAAATCATATTAGGACCTACTATGAGTCCGTCCATTCTAAAACCATAGGATACATCTCCATTTTCTGCAGTAAAAGTTTCAAATGAAATTAATCCTTTTTTACCTCTTTTTTTCCGGCTTGGTTACCAAAATTTTGCTGTGCAAAACAAAATGAGGTAAAAACTAAAACAACTAATTGAGCAAAATTTTTCATGTTTTCTATATTTTCTATTTAATGATAAAACTATTCCAGAATGAATTAAAAAAAATAGGGCAAATGCCCTATTTTCAATAGTCTCACAATTAAATTGCAAGCCCAAACCACTTATAACTATTGTAATTATTTATGAAAACTATTATTTTAAATTGTATGTATAGATTGTTTTATCGTTTGCTTTATAGAATAAATATCCACCTGTTTCATCAACTTCATATTCTGGTTTTTTATCGTTCAAAATAATTTCTTTTTCTACAACTCCAGAATCTTTATTCACTTTTACTAACCCAACACCATCATTTAATTTTGTTAAAATAAATTGTGAATTTTCTGTGGCAGCAGTTGCTTTAAAACGTTTTGATAAATAATCGAAAGAAGCTCCTGCAATTCCAGAGAACATGTCGGCAGCACGTTTAGCCTCTTTCCCATAATCGTTATAAGAATCCAAATCATTCATACTACCAAAACCAGTACGATTTGCTCCTGCAGCAGCACTCATAGAAACCGCCATAGTTGTTGACGCTACCGCCATTACACCTCCCATAATCTTGCCGAATGTACTTCTTCCTGGCGATTTATGATATACTTTATAGCTTTCTGAACCATTGAAATCGTACATTGCCATGTTTTGACTAGAAGAAAGGAAAATTCCGCCATTTCTTATTTGCATTGAACTTGGATCTTCTTTTTCTTCAAAATTACATTGCGCAAAATCAGTAACATTACCAGAGTTTGCATCAATTGCCATTATTTTACCATCGGCCGCAATCATATAACGATTGTTTTTACTATCGTATGTTGAAGCTACAGATGAAGCTCTTTTATATTTTAATGGTTTAGACCAAACTTGGTCTCCAGAAGATAAATTCACAATATTCGCATCTTCTCCCGTTATATAGAGTAACCCTTGAGGTGTGTGAGCCATTACCATAATGTTTTCGCCTGTTTTTAAAGGCTTTTTAAATAATGGGGTTCCGTTAAAAGCAATTTTATTAATCCCACCTTCATACAAACCAAATAAAATTCCGTCATCCATAATGTAGAAATGTTGAACATATCCATTTGTTTTTGGTGCTTTTTCCCATAAATCTTCTCCAGAAGATGCACTTAAAAAAGCAATGTGACTTTGTTCTTTTGCAGCCATTAGTTTGCCTAAACCTTTCTCTCCAGAAGGCTTAACATTACTCACAACTGCAATTCCTTGTGGTAAAATTTCAAAATTAGAAACAATCCCTTTTACTTTTCTATCATCTGCCCATAAAGCCGCACCATCTTTATCTCCAATTTTGTGAATTCTTGTATTATTGCCGTTATTTACACTTTCAAAAGCATAAATTTCTTTACCTGTTTCGTCGGCAACCATCCAAGTAACATCTTTTATTTTGCTTTTCCATAATTCAGCTCCTGAATTTGACATCGCAATAATACCTTGTGCTGTAGGAACTAATATCGAGTTTTTTAACAATAATGGTGTTCCAGTAACACTAAAATCTTTAGCCATTCCTACGCGACCAGGTTTGTCTAAGAAAAATGAAAAATCGTTTTTACCACTATCTAAATCATACACCGCTACTTTAGGAACTTGGCTTTCAAATTTTGCATCACTTTTTTGCAATCCACTTACAACTAATTTATTCTGCGGCAACATTACATTGCAAGTATAAATTTGAGTCCATTTTAAATCTTCAGAATTGAATAAAACTTTTCCTTTTACATAATCGAAAACAGCTCTTTTTGTTTTACCAATTCCCGAAAAACTACCAGTAGCTCCTTGTGAAACCACTATGTAAGGAGTCATTGGAATAAACTCTGTTTCTTCAGGTTTTAATTGACCAAAATTGTTGAAAGTGAATATAGGTTTAGATTCATTAGGGTTTATACCTGCTAATCCATCGTTTGTAGCTACAACTAAGATACCTCCAACAGTTAACGTCATTTCGTTAATTTTTGCTCCTAAATTATAAGTATTTTCAGGAGCCTCAGCTTTTTGTGCATATGTTGTACAAATTGACATCAATATTGAAAAAAGCATTAATTTATACCATCTATTTTTCATAAAATACAAGTTTATAAATTGTTAAAATTGATTTAATAGCATTATGTAATTGTAAATATTCAATAATAAGAGAACTCCAATAAAAAATATTAGAATAATTTTCCAATTAATTTTATTTATGGAGTTCATAATTTATTTGATTAACATTTCAGTATCTTTTGCTAAACTTAAATTCAAAGCATTTTTGTATAATTTTAATGCTCCTACTAAAGATTTTTGGGTAAAACCTCCTTCAATGAAGAAATAATAATAGTAACCAATATTATTGGCTTTTTCAGAATATACAATTTTAATAAGCGCTACTTCTCCATTAATCTTATTCATTAATTCTAATACTTTTTCTTTACTAGCGCCGTCAACAATTTGGTAAACACCAGAAAGAGTAACATATCTTTTACTTGGATCAATATCTACAAATACAGAATAAGAATCTTTTACTTTTATATAAGTATCTGCTACTTGTTCAACTTCAATATACGCATTTTCAAAAGTCTCTTTTAAAAATTGAGGCGTTACTTCATTTGCTTGAACCAATCGTTGAGCAGTTGCTTCAGTTGATAGTAAAGCAATTATAAAGAATGAGAAAATAATAACTTTTAAAGTTTTCATAATGTTTAAGTTTATAGGTTTTTATAATTTTAAGGTAATCGGCTTTATTTAAAAATATTAATAAGTGGTAATATCTACGTTGAAAGAACCTTCTGTAATGTTCTTTATAGAACTGTCATTAGGGTTTTTACAAGTAAATTCAAAAGTTCCAATAGCTTTAGAATCTGTTAAAGTTGATATTTTTACCTCACCTCGAGCCGAATTGTCATCATAAGGTGCAGTCCAAGTTTGCGTGTCCATAGGACTTGTTGCATTACCTTCAATATAGCTCACAACATTGTAAACCAAAGCACTTCCTCCTATTTCATAAGTTCCTTCTCCATCAACAGCATTTAAAGTAATTTGAAATCCTTTACCATCCATGTTTGTTCCTTGAAGGGTCAAAGCAAAAGTGCCAGTACCATTATTAACTTTTGAACCTACTGTTAACATTTCTGTAGATGTTAGCCTTGTTCCATTAACTTTAGCAGTTATTGTTCCAGATGCAGCATTACCTCCAGAACCGCCATCATCATCTTTTGAACAAGAAATTATTGATACCGATAATGCCAATAATAAAGTAATCCCAATGTTTTGAATTTTTTTCATAATTTATAGATTTTGTTAAACTTTTCAGTATCACAAAATTTGTTTAAATTAAATCATGAAAAAATAAGGCAATTGCCTTATTTTGATTCAAAAGACAATTGAGGCAATGAAATTTGAAGGTTTTGTATTTTATTTTGAAGATTTTTTAAAAACTTTTGATGCGCTTCAGCATCGGGATTAGATGGTCGATGTGCCAAACCTTTTTGGATCTCTTCAACTTGTTTCATTACAGCAATGGTTTCCGAATGGAAATAACTTTGTGAAAACTTTTCCCAGATATAATCTACTGCTTGCTGATTAGGATGTAACATATCGGTTTCAAAAAAACGATAATCACGAAGTTCATCCATGACAATTTCGTAGCTCGGAAAATAGCCGAAAGTCGAAAGTTGAAAGTCGAAAGAATTGTGCAATGCAGAAAACAAATTTCCTTTACTCACATTATTTTCGAAAAAACCATCTTTTGTATGTCGAACAGGCGAAACTGTAAACACAAATTTCACATGAGGATTTATAGATTGAATAAGTGAAACTATATTTTGTAAGCTTTCTTGTATTTGTTGTGTTGAAAGTAGTTCTTTTGTAAATTCTTTTTGAGGAACTTTATGGCAATTAGCAATAATGCTACAATTGTCAGACTGAGCTTGTCGAAGTCTATATACCCAACTTGTACCTAATGTTATTAAGCAATGGGTTAAGTTGTTTATTTGTTTATTCGTTAAGTCTATTATTTGATTTAAATTATCTAAAAATTCATCTTTATTCAAATTTGATAGTTTTGAATGCACTTCATAGCTATGCCATAAATCATTGTGAAAGAAAATATCTTTTTCGGTAAAATAATTCTTTTCTACTACTCTTTTAATCAACTTTTCTAAAGAAACTGCATTAAAAATAATTCCGAAAGGATTTATAGTTGCTTGGAATTTATAATACTGAAATTTTTTACCAATATTCTCTGAAAAACAAGAACCTAATAACAAAATTTTTGAATGATAATCAATTGGAAAATCACTTTTTAAAATTGGTATTTCAGTTCTGAAATTCATTTATTTTAGACTTTAGATTTTTAGATTCTAGATTTCAAAAATAGTGATAAAAAGAAAACCCGATAATTAAAAATTATCGGGTTTCTTATATTTTTTAAATAATTTATTGATTATAGAAATATTGTGCATTTGTTACTTCAAAACTAGTTTCTACTGAAGTTGCAGGATAGTCATTACTATTATATGTATAAGTAGTTGATATATTCTCAGAAATATCAGTATAAACTTCTTGAGTTACATTATGGAAAACTCCAGACCCTTCTTGATTACAAATATTTATTTTATCAAAACCTGTTACATTCTTAAATGGATTATTCATATTGTCATATGTATATGTAATTGTTTGTCCATCCGAAAATGAAAATTCGTTTACTTCACCATTTAAAAA from Flavobacterium haoranii encodes:
- a CDS encoding MORN repeat-containing protein, with the translated sequence MDGLIVGPNMILHTDGKTTYVNYNKDHQKDGTLVEMNKQQGTIELYTYRKDQKDGPAFKIANGNVEWKKQFANDKEDPNGYKAKVTDYGYGQNSNGFNGFNVEKYDNGSYAVGYFLFSKRSFPAIQVWKNGEQYMGQHIQGLRKEFGVYFYEDGSKYVGFWHKNYKEGLGFKIDKNGNIIEKGYYEDNVIKTPL
- a CDS encoding outer membrane protein assembly factor BamB family protein; the protein is MKNRWYKLMLFSILMSICTTYAQKAEAPENTYNLGAKINEMTLTVGGILVVATNDGLAGINPNESKPIFTFNNFGQLKPEETEFIPMTPYIVVSQGATGSFSGIGKTKRAVFDYVKGKVLFNSEDLKWTQIYTCNVMLPQNKLVVSGLQKSDAKFESQVPKVAVYDLDSGKNDFSFFLDKPGRVGMAKDFSVTGTPLLLKNSILVPTAQGIIAMSNSGAELWKSKIKDVTWMVADETGKEIYAFESVNNGNNTRIHKIGDKDGAALWADDRKVKGIVSNFEILPQGIAVVSNVKPSGEKGLGKLMAAKEQSHIAFLSASSGEDLWEKAPKTNGYVQHFYIMDDGILFGLYEGGINKIAFNGTPLFKKPLKTGENIMVMAHTPQGLLYITGEDANIVNLSSGDQVWSKPLKYKRASSVASTYDSKNNRYMIAADGKIMAIDANSGNVTDFAQCNFEEKEDPSSMQIRNGGIFLSSSQNMAMYDFNGSESYKVYHKSPGRSTFGKIMGGVMAVASTTMAVSMSAAAGANRTGFGSMNDLDSYNDYGKEAKRAADMFSGIAGASFDYLSKRFKATAATENSQFILTKLNDGVGLVKVNKDSGVVEKEIILNDKKPEYEVDETGGYLFYKANDKTIYTYNLK
- a CDS encoding DUF6252 family protein; this encodes MKKIQNIGITLLLALSVSIISCSKDDDGGSGGNAASGTITAKVNGTRLTSTEMLTVGSKVNNGTGTFALTLQGTNMDGKGFQITLNAVDGEGTYEIGGSALVYNVVSYIEGNATSPMDTQTWTAPYDDNSARGEVKISTLTDSKAIGTFEFTCKNPNDSSIKNITEGSFNVDITTY
- a CDS encoding GSCFA domain-containing protein produces the protein MNFRTEIPILKSDFPIDYHSKILLLGSCFSENIGKKFQYYKFQATINPFGIIFNAVSLEKLIKRVVEKNYFTEKDIFFHNDLWHSYEVHSKLSNLNKDEFLDNLNQIIDLTNKQINNLTHCLITLGTSWVYRLRQAQSDNCSIIANCHKVPQKEFTKELLSTQQIQESLQNIVSLIQSINPHVKFVFTVSPVRHTKDGFFENNVSKGNLFSALHNSFDFQLSTFGYFPSYEIVMDELRDYRFFETDMLHPNQQAVDYIWEKFSQSYFHSETIAVMKQVEEIQKGLAHRPSNPDAEAHQKFLKNLQNKIQNLQISLPQLSFESK